In Chitinophagales bacterium, a single genomic region encodes these proteins:
- a CDS encoding ATP-binding protein gives MLRMELDKLPDMETHALILTGVRRCGKSTLVSQFLKERHVNFLYLNFEDPRLYEFELKDFTKLDEYIQESKIRVLAFDEIQVIDQWERYIRQKVDQRFRVILTGSNASMLSRELGTKLTGRQISRELFPFSFEEFCQFRKEKKSKISASTYLETGGFPEYVVSGNQEILTQLFNDILVRDIAARHGIRDIRSLQRLALYLITNISKPVSASNLKSLINLGATSTILEHMSYLEDAYLLFFIPKFSYSLRAQAINPRKVYAVDTGLVHVNSLSFNDDHGRKLENMVFLHLRRSYHDISYFSEKGECDFVVSEKGKVSKCIQVCYHLNPDNQDRELNGLFEALEFFSMDTGWIITLDQKDKFERNGKTILAVPVYEWA, from the coding sequence TCCTGATATGGAAACCCATGCCTTGATCCTAACCGGTGTTCGGCGATGTGGGAAGAGCACCCTTGTTTCCCAATTCCTGAAAGAAAGACATGTTAATTTCCTTTATTTGAATTTTGAAGACCCTCGATTATATGAATTTGAATTAAAGGATTTCACTAAACTGGATGAATATATACAGGAAAGCAAAATCCGTGTTTTGGCTTTTGACGAAATCCAGGTCATTGACCAATGGGAAAGATATATTCGACAAAAAGTGGACCAACGGTTCAGAGTTATCCTGACGGGCTCAAATGCATCCATGCTGAGCAGGGAATTGGGAACCAAACTAACAGGAAGACAAATTTCCCGGGAATTGTTTCCTTTTTCGTTTGAGGAGTTCTGTCAATTCCGAAAAGAAAAGAAATCAAAAATTTCCGCATCAACGTATCTGGAAACAGGCGGCTTCCCGGAATATGTAGTTAGTGGGAATCAAGAGATTTTAACACAGCTATTTAATGACATTCTTGTACGAGATATAGCCGCACGCCATGGCATTCGCGATATTCGATCTTTACAACGACTGGCTTTATATCTGATCACCAATATTAGCAAACCAGTTTCAGCGTCAAACCTTAAATCACTAATCAATCTCGGAGCCACCAGCACCATATTGGAACATATGTCCTATCTGGAAGATGCCTATTTGCTATTTTTTATACCCAAATTCAGCTATTCACTCAGAGCCCAGGCAATCAATCCCCGGAAGGTGTATGCGGTAGATACAGGGTTGGTTCACGTCAATTCATTGTCGTTCAATGATGATCATGGACGGAAATTGGAGAATATGGTTTTTCTTCATTTGAGAAGATCTTATCACGATATCAGTTATTTTTCTGAAAAGGGGGAATGTGACTTTGTCGTGTCAGAAAAAGGAAAGGTTTCTAAGTGTATTCAGGTATGTTATCATTTAAATCCGGATAACCAGGATCGTGAGTTAAATGGTTTATTCGAGGCGCTTGAGTTTTTCTCCATGGATACGGGTTGGATCATTACACTTGACCAGAAAGACAAATTCGAGCGGAATGGTAAAACCATACTGGCAGTCCCGGTGTATGAGTGGGCCTAG
- a CDS encoding serine hydrolase, whose translation MYFPALTGTTWETKTAASLGWKTDSIQKLKDFLAQTNTKSFMILVNGRIVMEEYFNGHTSTDQWTWNSAGKTLVATTTGIAQQEGYLNISDKVSQYVGTGWTSTPLAKENLITVRNLLTMTSGLSDSSNFVIPANLTYMADAGNRWAYGNVFQELMDVVADATNQSFEAYFSAKLKNKIGMDGSWNFGPIFKIYSSNTRSMARFGLLALNKGKWNTEQVVNETYFTESTNTSNTLNPSYGYLWWLNGKGKYMVPQSQVVYNTNLVTNAPNDMFAAMGAQDNRIYIIPSKKMVIVRMGDFSDPNNPVFAVSGYDNNLWARINAVIN comes from the coding sequence ATGTATTTCCCTGCTTTAACCGGCACCACCTGGGAAACAAAAACCGCAGCCAGTCTGGGCTGGAAAACGGATTCCATTCAAAAATTGAAGGATTTTCTCGCACAAACCAATACCAAATCATTTATGATCCTGGTAAATGGACGGATTGTGATGGAGGAGTATTTTAATGGCCATACTTCCACCGATCAATGGACCTGGAACAGTGCCGGTAAAACCCTGGTAGCGACTACAACAGGTATTGCCCAGCAGGAAGGATATTTAAACATTAGCGATAAGGTATCGCAATATGTTGGTACGGGCTGGACAAGCACTCCGTTGGCAAAAGAAAACCTGATCACTGTAAGGAATCTATTGACCATGACCTCCGGGTTGAGTGATAGCAGTAATTTCGTCATTCCTGCCAATCTTACCTATATGGCCGATGCCGGAAACCGCTGGGCCTATGGAAATGTATTTCAGGAGTTGATGGATGTGGTTGCGGATGCCACCAACCAGAGCTTTGAGGCTTATTTTTCGGCCAAGCTGAAGAACAAGATCGGCATGGATGGTTCATGGAATTTCGGGCCCATATTTAAAATTTATTCCAGTAACACCCGAAGCATGGCCCGCTTTGGCCTGCTGGCTTTGAATAAAGGCAAGTGGAATACCGAGCAGGTGGTGAATGAAACTTATTTTACAGAAAGTACCAATACCTCCAATACCTTGAACCCATCGTATGGTTATCTGTGGTGGCTGAATGGAAAAGGGAAGTATATGGTTCCCCAAAGTCAGGTGGTTTACAACACGAACCTGGTCACCAATGCGCCAAATGACATGTTTGCCGCTATGGGTGCACAAGACAACCGCATCTATATCATTCCGAGCAAGAAAATGGTCATTGTCAGAATGGGTGATTTTAGTGATCCCAACAATCCGGTTTTTGCTGTATCGGGATATGATAATAACTTATGGGCGAGGATCAATGCGGTTATTAATTAA